The following nucleotide sequence is from Leopardus geoffroyi isolate Oge1 chromosome A1, O.geoffroyi_Oge1_pat1.0, whole genome shotgun sequence.
TGCTGCGGCACCTAGCGAAGCCCGCTTTCGGAGCTCCGGGGGCTTTTGAGAGACACAACCTCGAGGCAAGGTAGGTGGCTCGCCCGGCGTTGAATTGGGGTTGATGTGGGTAAAGCTGCGATCTGCTCAAGGCTTGGCGAACGACCTTTGCCTTCTTTTTGCTTCCTAGGGCGTATGGAGGGCTGCTGTGGAGCCAGGGACTTGGAGGAGTGAGGCGTGTATTTTCAGCTGCACCTCAGAGAGGGGAGAATTCTGTCACCACCCGAGAGACAACCGCCCCAAAATGTGACCACGATTGACTAGATCCGCAGAGGCCTGGGAATCTCCGGATTGATAGCCTAGAATATGCTAAAAAGCCAGTGCTTTCCACTGGGAACTGAAGGGTCAGCTGGTGAATGCAACAGTGACCTGGAGCAAGGGAGTCAGAAGACAGTTCTAGAGAGCAGGGAGGACCTTCCAAGGGGCTCACTTGGGTGGCCAAGGGTAGGCTCCTGCCCCGCGATTGCTGCAGCCCTCTGATGGGATGCTGGTGAGGTCCTGTGGCCCCGGGAGCCGGTGGGGCTGTGCGAGGGGCCGCCCAGTGGGTGAGAACTGCAGGTTTGACTGACCTCTCGTCCCTGCTTAGGAACTGGAGGGTGTCAGAGCCGCCCGCGTGCACCCCCTCAGCAAGATGAGGACTCTGAACACCTCTACCATGGACGGGGCTGGGCTGGTGGTGGAGAGAGACTTCTCCTTCCGCATCCTTACAGCCTGTTTCCTGTCTCTGCTCATCCTGTCCACACTCCTGGGGAACACGCTGGTCTGTGCGGCTGTCATCAGATTCCGACACCTGCGGTCCAAGGTGACCAACTTCTTTGTCATCTCCTTGGCCGTATCGGATCTCTTGGTGGCTGTTTTGGTCATGCCCTGGAAAGCAGTGGCGGAGATCGCTGGCTTCTGGCCCTTTGGGTCCTTCTGTAACATCTGGGTGGCCTTTGACATCATGTGCTCCACTGCGTCCATCCTCAACCTCTGTGTGATCAGCGTGGACAGGTATTGGGCCATCTCTAGCCCCTTCCGGTATGAGAGGAAGATGACCCCCAAGGCAGCCTTCATTCTGATCGGCGTGGCATGGACCTTGTCGGTACTAATCTCCTTCATCCCAGTGCAACTCAGCTGGCACAAGGCCAAACCCACAAGCCCCTCCGATGGGAATGCCACTTCCCTAGGTGAGACCATGGACAACTGTGATTCCAGCTTAAGCAGGACATATGCCATTTCGTCCTCCCTGATAAGCTTCTATATCCCCGTGGCCATCATGATTGTCACCTACACCAGGATCTATAGGATCGCCCAGAAACAAATACGGCGCATCTCGGCCCTGGAGAGGGCAGCCGTCCATGCCAAGAATTGCCAGACCACTACAGGTAATGGAAACCCCGCGGAGTGTTCTCAGCCAGAAAGCTCCTTTAAGATGTCCTTCAAAAGAGAGACTAAAGTTCTGAAGACCCTGTCGGTGATCATGGGGGTGTTTGTGTGCTGCTGGCTGCCTTTCTTCATCTTGAACTGCATGGTGCCCTTCTGTGGGTCTGGGGAGACCAAGCCCTTCTGCATCGATTCCATCACCTTCGACGTGTTTGTGTGGTTTGGGTGGGCTAATTCCTCCTTGAACCCCATCATTTATGCCTTTAATGCTGATTTTCGCAAGGCATTTTCAACTCTCTTAGGATGCTACAGACTTTGCCCTACCACGAATAATGCCATAGAGACGGTTAGCATCAATAACAATGGGGCTGTGGTGTTTTCCAGCCATCAGGAGCCTCGAGGCTCCATTTCCAAGGACTGCAATCTGGTTTATCTGATCCCACATGCGGTGGGCTCCTCCCAGGACCTGAAGAAGGAGGAGGCGTGTGGAACGGCCAGACCCTTGGAGAAGCTGTCCCCGGCCCTGTCTGTCATATTGGACTATGACACTGATGTCTCTCTAGAGAAGATTCAGCCCATCACACAAAATGGACAGCATCCGACCTGAGCTCTGAGATGAATCCTGCCAGACAGGCTCACCCCAAAAGCCGGAGGAGACTTTCGGTGGCTTGTTGTTAGGAAACTAAGGTGCGGTGAGGCCCTGAGACGTCAGGCAAGCCCCCCTCTGCTGCTTTCCCTCAACACACAACTAACTAcgttttaaaatacattccagtgtgttttctgtgttgttcGTAGTGAATCAAAGAGGGACATATGTGAAGTGAACGTTCACAGGGACATGTCTTTGGCTCCAAAGTTATTTTTAGAAACTGATTCTTATCTTAGGACTTAAAATATAGGGCAAAGAATCAACAGTGAACGGCATCGATTTAGAAAATTAATCCTTTCCAGGAcggaaggaaatgagaagggtTGAGTTTGCTGTGTACAAACAGGTGCTAACAGATGTCCAAGCAAAGTTTTCCGATTGTAAAGGTAGGTGCATGCCTtcataaattatttctgaaacatAATTAAGCCTTACAGTaggaatgggattttttttttttttccagacttgAGAGATGCTTTGTTGatactggttttatttatttattgtattatgtgggtatttttaatttattacaatAAACCTATATTTATCATATGTCATAGGATAAACTTATGAGTTATCTGAGACCTTGTTCGTCCATCTAAGTAGTACCTTATTGGCCagtgaaataaacacacaaactcTCTGAGATGCTAAATGCCCATGTATCACGTCCAGCAACACAGCAAAGACTGATAGGAAATGAAGTTGTGATAATTCCTTAAAGTTCATGGGCGTAAATAAATAAGGAGGGGAGAATTGACAAATGCCGTGGATGTTTTTCTGGAAAGAttctgaaaaacttaaaaaggcATAGCTACTACTGTgttcaaatgttttttaatgacaGAGACTTTCCCAGGAGAATGATTTGCAGTTCTgtaaatatctttaataaaagCCAGCTTAAGAAGAACCTGACTTGAAACTCATGAGCTTAGGTGGTAATAAAAAGTATGTGCCACTttgtatttatgtaaaataattggccctctgtgtcttttctcatttccatgtCAGATAGCTTTTCCGAACCAAACAAATTGCTGTCCTGGTTAAACATGTGTAGTGAAGACAGTAGGTTTCCTTAACTCTCGCGTGACAACAGTCGCACCAATGGACAAAGGTCAAATCCTGCATTTCCGTCTTACCAGGTCAAAGCGCACCACTCAGCGGGGTGACTTTTTGTAGTGCTTTAATGTGAAattagaattgatttttttttttttttctagtctagaTGTTAATAGTGTACTAACTAACGAATAGTGCCTCATTATCATCCTCGAGTTAGACACTTCTCTGGGTGGAAAAAACAGGAGACCCCTTCTGGGTGGGTGTGTTAAGTGCCCCAAAGCCATCAGTATCTCTTGACAAATGCTAgctccttctctgtgcttcagaatCAAGTTCCTATCTCATCATCTCAACTGTATAAAGTATCAGTATAGAGTCTCTCTTGCCAGATACTCATTCACGGGGGCGTTTCAAGAggatttctttgaaatgtttacaAAGTATTGTTGATAAGCAATTTACTTAACATTTAGATGACATGGGTCACAAGAAATAAATTGACTGAAAAGTATCTCCTGCATCAGGTCCGTGTTATTTATGCATTGTGaatgtttcttccttttattgCCTGTATGCTttcttacatataataaaattattttgtgaactCAAATCAACCCCGAATGGGCTGTGTCGtgtttgttaaatgtattttaaaaactaggcTCCTTCAGACCTACAAGTAAGAAAACATGAGCATTTTTGAGGATAaccttacttttgtttttctttttaatggaaatttctCCTGTTACGTATGTCACATGTTGCCTTTGAATATTTAAACAGGAAATGTTTTTGATTTCGACTATATACtcttggggtgttttttttttttttctgtcataaaacattttttaaaaagaaactctcCTCATGTGAGGGATTACTCTACTTTTCATTTCACAGGTTTGAAAGCTTTCTAAaatctctgctttttttctttcgaAGAgcccagagatgttaagtaacataaaaatcacagaaaaaactGTGGCTCGCTGTGGGTTACGGGGACCCTCAGCTTATGTGGCAACCACTGTATTTATGGGTAGTGCTTGTTTTAAGAGTAAAACATAACAAGAATTTCTTTCTGGAGGAAATACACAGGTTGTGATGTTGGGCTTATCAAAATACCTTGCAGGGCATATCCCTCAATCCTGCTTAACCTGCTTAGTTTTTTTCATCCGGAAGAAGGAGAACGCCTGAACAGCAGGGGAATGTAGAAATTAAGGGTTAAGTTTATAATTTGGAACATCACACAACAGATGGtctctttttaaattccatatttgCCTTCCCCAGGCTTTGGCATATAATGAACATATCTAGAATAAACACCATGAAGCATGAtgcctcttctctctgcttcctggctTTCTGGATATCTTTATTCTTTGCAGTTTGATTCTGTTCCTTAATGAATAGTCTGGCAGCACCAACTGTGACACTCAGGGTTGTCGTTGTCCAACCACTGGAACATGGCACAAAAGCCATCACTGTTTATTTCCTCGGCAGAGCGAAAAAGACGTGACATGTCTAGAAACGGTATTAAAGAACTGTAAAATTCAGTACACCGTGGATGAGGGTTCCTGGCACGCAGGATTGATAGAAGTTTCTTATGATGTATTGGTTTCCCTGGCAGAATCTTTCAGAGAATTTCCTGTACAACCAGAAAAGTGCAATCACCTgatgattttcatttcatttttagctAACGTGATAAGGCTTAGTGATGCTAACTGTACGTGAAATACTTTAGCAAGATAGAGACAGTTGAGAAAAGGCgtgctttttccctttctttcttaaaagaagaTGCCTTTCCTGGTCACATAGAGGCAGGACTTTTGCTGGTGATGGAACAACAGGGAGTCTTATGGAAGGGGGACCGAGCACGGGGCTCCAGTGGgtagatgtggggtgtgtgtggcaAAGTCACTGGTTTCTCTTGGGACCTACGCAGGCACAGTCTCCAAGGCTTCCTTGTCCTGATTTATTACCCAGGAGGAGCAAAACCTGTGCATCAGCTTCTTCAGTGGAGGGATCAACCCCCGAAAGCAAATCGATATGTAATCCAACTTCAGGGACTTTCTGAATTCTCCACtctcggggtggggggctccGACGTGACTCCCGCCCCAGCTTGTTCCAGTAGCATTTCACCTCGATCATTCCACCCCCTTGGAGCCAGTTCACGGACAGGGGCCTGGAATGCAGAAAACACAGGCTGTTTCTGACAGACAAGGGTTCACCTTGCAGCTaccacttacaagctgtgtgagAGTAAATAACTGTctgtacctctctgagcctgttcaCTCATTTGTGACATGGAAATAAATACGCAGGCTCTCGTGAGGGTTTAAATGAAGCTAGTAAGGTCCATAAGGGTCCAGAGCAGTGAAATGTTGGGCTCACTGGGTCTTTACGGGATCTCTAATTTGAAGGAGTTGATGATGATATTTATTGCATTGGTAATAATGGACCtgcttttcatttgtcttcttgCATGTTTGCTTGAAGCAAATGGAAATGTACTTGTGGTTTGGGATTTTCCCAGACACTATTCTAGTTTGCTGTGGTTCTGTGGTATTCCAGAAGCAGGCAGCTGTTAATATCTGCGTGGCTAAGACAACTGCCTTAATTTATCATGAGATACGGACTTAAGAAACCTTTATCCATGATGTTTCAGTCTATGAGACCGACTTACCTTGCAAAATTTGTTACAGAAATAATGAGCTGATGGCTGGTTGCCTCTGGGCTGTTAAAACTAGGACCTGGTCCTCTGCAAGCTCTGGTTACTGTGGTCATTTGAAGGAACGAACCCAGTGGATCACGAGGTTGTAGCATTATATAGATTAGATGCACCTCTGTGGATTTCTTTGAGATTTCCTGGATGGAAACCTgatatcatttgtttttatagaGGATTGAGGGATGGCGAGTATTATAGCACAGAGAAGCCCTCTGAAATTTTGTTACCAGGCCAATCTAGCCATCTTGCCTTCTGTCATGTTAAGTAACTTCCATGTGAtgcatagaattaaaaaaaaaaaaaaaaaaagcagcatttgGACTTTAGACTGTTACATCAGTCAAGATTTGGGAGTTGTAATTTAAATAGTATTAGAAGCTCAAGAATAATCTCTGGTTTAAAAGGGTTTAACTTTTTAATCACTATGTGACCATGTACAAAAccacttaaattcttttttcgtGCTCGTGGAATAGATATCCTACTAGCTCTCAAAATTGGTAAACGTTTTTGGCCACCACCGAGGAATTTCCCTGAATTCTGTCCGCAGAAGTGACCCCGCCTAGCAGAAACGCTAGCAAAGTGCCAGGTGGTAATGGGACCTAGGAGGACTGAATTGAGGggcagagtttttttttatttcatttaaaaacaattttaggggcgcctgggtggcccagtccattaagcgacccactcttgatttcagctcagatcatgatctcacggttcatgagtttgagccccacatctggctctgcactgacagcttggagcctgcctgggattctctctctctctctctctctctctctctctccctccctgcccctcccatgtgcaccctctctctctcaaaataaataaataaacttaaaaaaaaattttaaaaggtaagtaGTTTAGATAAACTATAGCCCTTGAAAACAAGTGTTTTCATCTCTATGATAACCGGGTTAGAAGAGATGATTTCTGAGATATTATTTTGGGTTGACAATACTAGATGTGAAATCCATCATGGACAAAACAAGGGTCTGGTGGGTTTCCCATGACGCATTTCCCAAACCTCCACTCTCTTGGCCATTAGagtgatatttataaaatgtaaataagactGTGTTATGCCCttgcttaatatttttcaatGACTCCCAATTACTTGCAGGCAAAAACAGTCAAGGTCGTGCAAAGCCCATCGTGGTCAGGCCCCTGGTGGCCTCTGAACCCTCATCTATTGCCATTACCCCACTAACACTGTTCCTACAGACATTCCAGACTTTGTATACAGTCTGTGTCGTGTGCAAagtcctttcttgtcttttatgcctttgcacatgctgttccttctgcccagaACACCCTTCCCTGCTGCTTTTGTTTGCCTGATCTTACCAATCTTTTAAGATACAGTGGGACACACTTGCAGAAGGCCTTCTTTGCCACCTTCTTCTTGCCTCtacttctcttatttctttccaaGGGCTTACCTTGCTGTAATGAAATAATCTCCTTGCTTCCCTATCTTTCTCCCTAGATGATGAGCATTTTGAGAGCAAAAGctgtttgattttctttccctttctctaaatATTTCTAAGCACCCAGCTCACTGTCTGGCTTACAGGATTTGCCCAGTAAGCccttgttgaatgaaagaatgaacacGTCAAAACAGGATATTGGAGCCACATGTTTAGTGAAGTTTATTTCGGTGGGGGGGTTGGTACAGATGTGTAGGTCTGCCAGTCTCTCTCTAATGTCTTTGGTCTCTCATCTCCATGTGGTCCTTGAGGCTTGCAATTCCCTGATGTCTGACAtgacacgtgcacacacacacacacacacacacacacacacagagtgtttTGTATGCAATTGATGCTACTTGCTATCAGTAACATTTTTTGAGCGCTGTGATTCAGGTCATGTGCCAGATGCTAGAAATGAACCCGACGCCGTCCCAATCTTTGAGGAGTTACAAGTAGAGACAGATAGGCAAATAAGCCATCaccaaagaatgttttaaaagtaaaatgtatgaagaaAGAAAACGGCTTTTTCCAGGCGGTGCCCATAGCTTCATTCTATTGAGTGCCGGTAACCATCTGCCCGTATCATGCCAAGCACTGTCCATTCATCGTCTCATTCTGTCCTCACAGCCCTCCCGTGAGGTGGGCACCAGTATCACCGTCCCCACTTTACAGGGCAAAATAACAAGTATTCAAGAGAGGGCATGCAATGTGtcgaaggtcacacagctagtaaacttttttttttaatgtttatttttgagacagggagagacagagcatgagcgggggaggggcagagagggagacacagaatcccaagcagctccaggctctgagctgtccgcacagagcccgacacggggctccaactccagacggcgagatgatgacctgagctgaagttggaagctcaaccgactgagccacccaggcgccccacacagctagtaaatgaggGGGCAGGATTGAATCTGGGCCCCACAGGCTGTCAAATTCATTGCTTTGGGGTGGTCTCCACCCTCTGCCGGAGCCCCCCTCCAGTGCATCTGGAGGGTTAACCAGGTGGTCTGGTGATAATTGTCGGGCATGCATACAAACCCCTCCTTCACATCCTCCCTGCAGCCCTATGTACCTGTTTACGGCTCTCAAATAGACTCTGATGGCACCCCTTTGCTCTTCCTACAATGGGGACACCCTTTCTCCTGTCGTCTTCATCCGTTGGAGCCTCATCTCAGGTGTCAGCCTGACTGGGAATCCTTCTCTGGCCTTCCATCCCCAGGCTGGTGTCCTGCAACGGGGCACGCATTCTGTCGTGTGCTGTCGTGTCTCCTGTTTCTCAGGGCAGCTCCCGGAGGCACAGACTGTGTCCTTTTCAACCCTCTAttctcagtgcccagcacagcctggcacacaggaggcatCTGAGTTAATATACTTTTTCAGTGAACGAATAACTTTATGAAAAGGCTTAGGTAACTGCTTATCCACACACCTTAATTTTTACTTAAAGGTTGAGCCTGCTAAAGTTTTAAGGGCTGATCTCTACTGAGTTAGGTTTCTCTGCCAAGGACACAAGCGCAGAAAAATAATTGGAACGGTCTTTAAACGGCAagctcgcactctctctcgcATCGACGTGCACGGATAGTGGGTGACCAGCCCTTTCACACGGGAGAGGAAATGTCAACCAAATGTCACCAGTGTGTTCTGAGATTATCTAGCCGCATGCATGCTGTTTTGAGACTCAGTTTTTAGGTCAGATGTATTTAGCATCATAAACATGTTGCCTGTAATTTAGATAATGTCCAGTCCCATTTGTAAGATGCCGCTTTAACACACATTGCTGCTGGCTGtttaactggggggggggggggggggcaggagagagcGCCACGTTAATTCTGCCAAAaacagctgtgggtttttcctagCTTGATGGTGGGGTCACCATAAAATAGCGCTTCGGTTACAGGGGAAGATTAAAGACGATCTGCTCTGAGAGGGGACCAGGGGCAATAAGGTGACAGTTTGTCTAAAAAGCTTGGCCGTAATACTTTCAAGGCAAAAGCaaattttaatggcattttaaGTAAGACTCCATTGCACCCATATTGAAATTAAAGCCTCCTTGTTGGCTCATGCAATTTAGAATGTCGCGCCGGGACGAGGCTCCATCAGCCGGGTAGCAGAacctctgggctgggctggccaaCAGGCAGTTTCCTGCTCTGCTCACAGGAGTGTGAACTGATCTGGCTGATGGGAAGGGGAAGCTGGTAACAGCAACCAAACTTACAACATGCACACGGTCTGATCTAACAGTTCCACTTCTGGGAGCCTGGCTTACATCCATCCTTACCTACGTGCTCAGGGATGCCCGTGCGAAGGGCACACCCCTGCTTGTAAGAGCCTGCCAAAGACAACCTAAGGGTCCCGTGAGAGGGGAACGCCTAACGAAGATGTAGGATGTCCGTGGGGCGtggtaattaaaaagaaagtggaTCCATATGCACTGTGACGGAAGGGTTTTCCCGAAGGGGAGAAGCAAGTTACGAAATTACATGGATGATACGATCCCTCGTATTTAAAACAATACAGGGATTCTATGTTTCTTATGTAACGTCATAGAAAAAGATGTGGGAAAATGCCCACCCTGGTAAAAACAGTAGTATCTCTAGGCAGAAGAGTGAGCTTTGGGGACAGCTTTCAATGTTTTCACTTTGCGTATTTCTTGGTTTTTATAAGAAGCGTGTGTTTAGGTGTATTAGGCCCGCAGTTATACAATGATTTAAAGACACAGGCTGAACTGATGTGAGGCGCGTTGAGTTCTGGTTGTGGCTGcggggggcagaaagggaggctTGGGGGCGTCCTGGAAAGAATGACCGGTCATTGACCACCTTATGTGCTCACGTGTGAACATTGATCGGCAGGGCCTGATCTGGCTGAGGCTGGGTGAGGCTCTGGACTGATTCGTGGATGCTCAGGGCCCCAGGCAGGGTGGGAGCTCCTGACCTGCCAGCTCCaaagccccttccctcccctcaatCCCCGGACATGACCCTCCTCCACTACACGGGGGTCTTTTCCACACAAATCTCCTTTTTTACTGAGCTTCCCCGGAGCTCAAATTTGGAATAATTTTGTTGATCAAACGCATCTCATTTAGAAAATGATAGGATGTGTGGACTTTCGattggaaaaacagaaagcattttCCGTGTTCGGCTTTTGGGAAATGAGGAAACCCCGGCTTGGGGGTCACGAGTGAGAGCCCATCTGAAGTCCTGGGAGCTGACAAAAAGCAACCCTTTCCAGAGCCTGGGCTGTTTTAAACCTTTGCAGACCTTACGCTACTCTTACATGCGTTGTCCTGTCACACATCACATCAAACGTATAAAGTAGCTCTCATGTcctcttaaatataatttttttaaacgtggtTTTGAAATTATTCACAATTTCCATCTTGGagttattttgtcatattttgaaCCAAtgcgcaccccccctccccccccgccccagtctcaAACATTTCTGGACCCCTGGCGGGGCAAGAGAGGCCACTGCAGCTGAAGTCTCTTGCTCTCCAGCTGAGTTATCGGCACACAAGCGTTTTGGGGCCTCTTCTAAAACGCGGTCTACAAGGTTAATACAAACCACTTCAGattattttgaaactgaaaaacaTCCCATCGTTTGTTCTCAGGCTTAACCTTTCGGGAGACtgtcaaattctatttttctcatcGTTGACATACATATTAAATGTTTCAGTGATATTTTTACGTGAAATGCTCCCACAGGCTCATTTTAGATGCTTCCAGAGAATAGATAGGAAGGCTTCAGGTGGTAAATTCGAAGTTTGAGGATAAAAACGTTTAGGGCAGGTCTGAAGGAAAAGACAGCCTTCCTTAGTGGATCTTGTATTctaagaggaggaagaaattgaAGTGTGAGAACTCAGAGTCAATAacctagaagagaaaaaaacacagcaaGTCAGGTGCGCCGGGGAGGCCGAGGCTAGATATTGATCAGGGACAGCGGCTAATGTTCCAATGTGGACAGTGGCCGTTAAATAAGTTATTTCAGGCACAAGGTTTGTATGGGAGAGGGTCTTTGGGGACCTGGTACGAGGATCAGTTCATGTTAATGGCTGATTTCCTTGGGGAGGCCGAGGTTACTTGTCACATGACCTCTGCTCTGACTTCCTCTGGCTTCACAGTAAGGAGCAGTGAGGGGTAGGTGGTCagctttatttctcttgtttttctgccCGGGAATTTTCCAAATTCCAgagaagggggtagggggaggaaggagggaagggacagaagaggaggaggagaaggaggaggaggggagagctggCAGAGCACCAAGTTTGAGATTTGTCAAGAAATAAGAACTGACATCTCACTTTTTAGAAACtcaaaactgggggcgcctgggtggctcattctattaagcgtccgactttggctcaggtcgtggtctcacggcctcatgagttggagccccacatcaggctctctgctgccagcatggagctggcctcagatcctctgtccccccacccctctctctcccctctcctgctcacactctctcgctctctctcaaaaataaacattaaaaaaaagagagaaatcctgaaaaaacgttattttaaaatagttttcggTTTATAGAGAAATTGCAGAGAGCACAGAGAGTTCCCAGGTACCCCACCCCTGTTTTCCTATTGTTAATGCCTCACATTAGTATGGTTACAATGAATGAGCTAATACTGATGTATTCTCACTTACTAAAGTCCGTGACTTACtcagatttctttagtttttacctaatgtccatTTTCTCTTCCACAATCCCAGCTAGGATACCATGTTACATGTGGTCACTGTGTCTTCTTAGGCTCCTCTCGGATGTGACAGCCTCTCACACTTCCCCCTGTGTTTGATGGCCTGGCAGTTTTGAGGGGCATTGGCTAGGTATTTTATAGACTGTCCCTTGGTCGGAAACaacctgtttttctctcttcctttccaaaggCACTTAGGTCAGCCCTTTTTGTTCTCCACCCCCTTCCATGAGGTTGTTTCATACATTTACACTCCAGTTACATTCTTATGTTACAGTCTGCATTTCATCCTGGAATCCTCTGGCCTcacgtttgatttttttttttttttttttttttttaatttccatacaCTGGGAGCGCCTGGCCGGCTTAGTGGGAGGAGCATGggacccttgatctcaggatcatcaGTTCGAGACCCATATTGGGTGAGGAAAtgactaaaaaaataagtaaaaaaaacttaaaaatttttctatacATTAAGATGTGTTCTTTGTGC
It contains:
- the DRD1 gene encoding D(1A) dopamine receptor, with amino-acid sequence MLKSQCFPLGTEGSAGECNSDLEQGSQKTVLESREDLPRGSLGWPRELEGVRAARVHPLSKMRTLNTSTMDGAGLVVERDFSFRILTACFLSLLILSTLLGNTLVCAAVIRFRHLRSKVTNFFVISLAVSDLLVAVLVMPWKAVAEIAGFWPFGSFCNIWVAFDIMCSTASILNLCVISVDRYWAISSPFRYERKMTPKAAFILIGVAWTLSVLISFIPVQLSWHKAKPTSPSDGNATSLGETMDNCDSSLSRTYAISSSLISFYIPVAIMIVTYTRIYRIAQKQIRRISALERAAVHAKNCQTTTGNGNPAECSQPESSFKMSFKRETKVLKTLSVIMGVFVCCWLPFFILNCMVPFCGSGETKPFCIDSITFDVFVWFGWANSSLNPIIYAFNADFRKAFSTLLGCYRLCPTTNNAIETVSINNNGAVVFSSHQEPRGSISKDCNLVYLIPHAVGSSQDLKKEEACGTARPLEKLSPALSVILDYDTDVSLEKIQPITQNGQHPT